One Haemorhous mexicanus isolate bHaeMex1 chromosome 19, bHaeMex1.pri, whole genome shotgun sequence genomic window carries:
- the LOC132336376 gene encoding thyroid adenoma-associated protein homolog isoform X3 yields MGAEREARACAAFYGTRGLAPTVLSCLRCLRHFAGSTAKRCKEKHLEEALQLTRTLSEGLQALGEAEARPLLRCVLAFQMEATSSCSSFQKLEQMVTQLAVGKEALLAQEVDTLLTGLALQGEVLSPEDLQSVSMFLEESSLGRQHWRQNLALLLQRLASTLHWVLQGQPTPGSTWGYLVIKACLQVFQVLPEDVAPLVWSTSGKSETLQSLLGLLLEVAWGKALNKDTRLLAGTALSMLVNTAPQPQRGASAVLTLFQLPSRAGTGELKFGELVVEVPPVLEPDGLEKLVLTRGVLTCCKMDILSCQLEGLPHKACLLLDMVFPAVCALTRDQKDCHYYCFQACALWLQRLREGLAALWHLTGTHILAQDSELLQELTQLLWNNAETPVEGVSDFIHSSFRLLLEIYHLECQHFQDQERPLYQQMLQRVVSMPWQIKARYVPLCAIVPYMGSQQVLDAYPDLPEHLLSCLSTNHLCPAAAEVYKVLVRQQCSEWRDGQRGTEEALAEQWALCWLPLLSQGLCSPLPILQSNSANHLLTWTLRQLPATQALLAAQFGGQDTMSLRAWVSVLKAQKSVTGALPLGDEALERLSRCLGTREEGVRLAALGLLCCSPNTNQPLSGTEVRLLREFLPLNLNCASSSFRQLLQAAVRKALVRLRDSSLAQLRGKAPRLSGPAEGAEQLAQAVGFVEWLLRLSIASLSPGSNYQRKKTALLLLAAVLETCTDTWSPDRKKGQPPRTMATLLSYARQRGCWDFFSQPNLLALLSCLQDSTNEIRDLASELLVRYFPTTFPEPIALALFQLAQDTLGSPRVQEAEAGAVLMKTILQKSDGGTMKSLSLEAEAALTLPGRGLCFAQHLLHLLQAQYKVACQDLLCAAATAPMHGAIAALRRCLLQVPEVAISMQAAELVQSWQELLTCLVTTVRDITSLLLGALQSQQGPGADVQAAAPSFAEMGNAIGSLIMLGKGQGQEEEEGDSVLLSEEHSLILTCCWVSVKEIGLLLGGLAELLLSPALPAEVGPLLPLPTLQMATRVFQEILLRCRHWGAVEGCSMGFTKFCAALLNHPDPELQAIPRAVLEQGLEALGGPRSSSITRRAAGFPMLFLCIVSGEAPAQARPLLTHCIQTLLTLAATALPQDWDQTLDLPQVCALHVLQTLVRGAGLGGAVLCHATPMMALALRGLGSPCWAMRNAAIQLFSALTSRLLGQPWSHRDGCPSEGLSLHAFLGQHPKLGAVLLGELKVATAPTTGGPRLHPALHAILTLLAQLQPGADIAGSPSAPFLGPLLGLAESPIYAVRAMAAKALVPVVAPPQRCRLLLQLARQLPAAPGHIRSHNAVHGHLLQMQALLGSARGTGGLLAEALHPVVLQLEARGWLLTPAQRCPLVRAAFLQVLALLPTSFSPGFAQYIHDTISTELGSLLRGGKSGCAEPQVGSAILHQSMAHFMCSEAARLADSERIGAVCSLLQQPNPDIQLAILSWVIAGEGGSCKEVENALGLTLLESLQSVLQERRDKEFLRLYLEALLHLYRDPSSWSQEASSKLQGSSRSCLEMLLHMVEAECPGPDLLFQALCVASLLLAHQCGDEDVALVERWCAALEECSRCTWSEVQRLAAARSLQLAGPGVLQPSLLCVPSLLFPFLRLINMAIHLLQDEEREVRHEASGFASLLQQSPGELLQDGCIFVQDNVGLQSLLELLLGEFGEHPDTFNSLLQHIPILDLRSVVEELEANKAASLYKEDEPNVFAEPAVLAQQLLPVLVQLLEKAPTGSPVHASALQWLEATGPGVLRDLQYCKHCWSQGPAVRWGMKALGCAKLHTALALLLVRARLLAQVLRVLGEGATNTPGLGYGSQELEQELELVQGLLVQHGLAPVPKQDNAPGELGLLLGTDSSRHAAV; encoded by the exons ATGGGCGCCGAGCGGGAGGCGCGGGCCTGCGCCGCCTTCTACGGCACACGGGGCCTCGCCCCCACGGTGCTCTCCTGCCTGCGCTGCCTGCGGCACTTCGCGGG GAGCACTGCCAAGAGATGCAAAGAgaagcacctggaggaggctcTCCAGCTGACACGGACGCTGAGCGAGGGTCTGCAGGCGCTGGGTGAGGCAGAGGCACGACCCCTGCTCCGCTGTGTCCTGGCTTTCCAGATGGAGGcaaccagcagctgcagctccttccagaaACTGGAACAG ATGGTGACCCAGCTGGCAGTGGGGAAGGAAGCCCTGTTGGCTCAGGAGGTGGACACACTGCTGACtggcctggcactgcagggagag gtgctgtCTCCTGAGGACCTTCAGTCAG TGTCCATGTtcctggaggagagcagcctgggccGGCAGCACTGGCGGCAGaacctggccctgctgctgcagcgcCTGGCCAGCACCCTGCActgggtgctgcagggccagcccacacctggcagcacctggggctACCTGGTCATCAAG gcctGCCTCCAGGTCTTCCAGGTGCTGCCAGAGGATGTGGCTCCCCTGGTGTGGAGCACATCAGGAAAGAGTgagaccctgcagagcctcttgggactgctgctggaggtggctTGGGGGAAG GCCCTGAACAAGGACACGAGGTTGctggcaggcacagccctgagcatgTTGGTGAACacggccccccagccccagcgtGGGGCCAGTGCAGTGCTGACCCTGTTCCAGCTCCCCAGCCGAG caggcactggggagCTGAAGTTTGGGGAGCTAGTGGTGGAAGTGCCCCCTGTCCTGGAACCAGATGGGCTGGAGAAGCTGGTGCTTACCAGAGGTGTGCTGACGTGCTGCAAGATGGACATcctcagctgccagctggagGGCCTCCCCCACAAG gcctgcctgctgctggacaTGGTCTTTCCTGCAGTGTGTGCCCTGACCAGGGATCAGAAGGACTGTCACTACTACTGCTTCCAAG CCTGTGCACTGTGGCTGCAGCGCCTGCGGGAGggcctggctgctctctggcaCCTGACGGGGACCCACATCCTGGCCCAGGACTCTGAGCTCCTCCAGGAGCTCACCCAGCTGCTGTGGAACAACGCAGAGACCCCG GTGGAAGGTGTGTCTGATTTCATCCACAGCTCCTTCCGATTGCTCCTGGAGATCTACCACCTGGAGTGCCAGCACTTCCAGGACCAGGAAAGACCCCTCTACCAACAGATGCTGCAGAGGGTGGTCTCAATGCCATGGCAGATCAAAGCAAGATACGTGCCCCTGTGTGCCATCGTCCCCTACATGGGCAGCCAGCAG GTGCTGGATGCCTACCCAGACCTGCCAGAGCATCTCCTGAGCTGCCTCTCCACCAACCACCTGTGTCCCGCTGCTGCCGAGGTGTACAAGGTCCTGGTGCGGCAGCAGTGCAGCGAGTGGCGGGATGGGCAGCGGGGCACAgaggaggccctggcagagcagtgggcactgtgctggctccccctgctctcccagggcctctgctctcccctgcCCATCCTGCAGAGCAACAGTGCCAACCACCTCCTCACCTGGACCCTGCGGCAGCTCCCGGccacccaggcactgctggccgCCCAGTTTGGCGGCCAGGACACGATGTCGCTCCGGGCTTGGGTGTCCGTGCTGAAGGCACAGAAGAGTGTGACAGGGGCCCTGCCGCTGGGGGATGAGGCTCTGGAGCGGCTCTCCCGCTGCCTGGGCACCCGCGAGGAGGGCGTTCGGCTGGCAGCGCTgggcctgctctgctgcagccccaacACCAACCAGCCCCTCTCGGGCACCGAGGTGCGGCTGCTGCGGGAGTTCCTGCCCCTCAACCTCAACTGCGCCTCCTCCTCGTTccggcagctgctgcaggcagcggTGAGGAAGGCGCTGGTCCGGCTGCGGGACAGCTCGCTGGCCCAGCTGCGGGGGAAGGCGCCGCGGCTCTCGGGGCCggcagagggagctgagcagctcgCCCAGGCAGTAG GCTTTGTGGAATGGCTGCTGCGGCTCAGCATCGCCTCACTCAGCCCAGGCTCCAACTACCAGAGGAAGAAGAcggctctgctcctcctggccgcTGTTTTGGAGACCTGCACAGACACCTGGAGCCCCGACAGGAAGAAAGGCCAGCCCCCAC GGACCATGGCCACACTGCTGAGCTACGccaggcagaggggctgctgggacTTCTTCTCCCAGCCCAATTTGttggcactgctgagctgcctgcaggacagCACTAACGAG atcAGAGACTTGGCCTCGGAGCTGCTTGTCCGCTACTTCCCCACCACATTCCCTGAGCCCATTGCCCTGGCTCTCTTCCAGCTGGCCCAGGACACCCTGGGCAGCCCCCGAGTGCAGGAGGCtgaagctggagctgtgctgatgAAGACCATCCTCCAGAA gtcAGACGGTGGCACCATGAAGAGCCTGTCCCTGGAGGCTGAGGCAGCCCTGACACTGCCCGGCCGAGGGCTGTGCTTTGCCCAGCACCTTCTGCACCTGCTGCAAGCCCAGTACAAAGTGGCATGCCAGGacctgctgtgtgcagcagccaCCGCACCGATGCATG GAGCCATCGCAGCCCTGCGCAGGtgcctgctccaggtgccagaggtGGCCATCTccatgcaggcagcagagttggtgcagagctggcaggagctcctcacctgcctcGTGACCACAGTGAGAGACatcacctccctcctcctgggggctctgcagagccagcaagGCCCTGGTGCTGATGTGCAAG ctgctgccccatcATTTGCAGAGATGGGGAATGCCATTGGCTCCCTCATCATGCTGGGGAAGGGCCAGGGacaagaggaagaggagggtgaCTCAGTCCTGCTGTCAGAGGAGCACAGCCTGATCCTGACGTGCTGCTGGGTGTCAGTGAAG gagattgggctgctcctggggggcctggctgagctgctgctatccccagcactgcctgctgaaGTGGGGCCCCTCCTGCCACTCCCCACCCTGCAGATGGCCACCAGGGTGTTCCAGGAAATCCTGCTGCGGTGCCGCCACTGG GGAGCAGTGGAGGGCTGCAGCATGGGCTTCACCAaattctgtgctgcactgctgaacCACCCAGATCCAGAGCTGCAGGCCATCCCacgggctgtgctggagcag GGCTTGGAAGCGCTGGGTGGGCCCCGGAGCAGCTCGATCACGCGCCGTGCTGCCGGCTTCCCCATGCTCTTCCTCTGCATCGTCAGCGGGGAGGCCCCGGCGCAGGCACGGCCGCTCCTGACCCACTGCATCCAGACACTGCTGACCTTGGCTGCCACGGCACTGCCACAGGACTGGGACCAGACCCTCGACCTCCCGCAG gtgtgtgccctcCACGTGCTGCAGACGCTGGTCCGtggggcggggctgggcggggcAGTGCTGTGCCATGCCACACCCATGATGGCCCTGGCACTGCGGGGTCTGGGCTCACCCTGCTGGGCCATGAGGAACGCAGCCATCCAGCTCTTCA gcgCCCTCACATCCCGGCTCCTGGGACAGCCATGGAGCCACAGGGATGGCTGCCCATCAGAAGGGCTGAGCCTGCACGCCTTCCTCGGGCAGCACCCAAAGCTGGGCGCTGTGCTGCTCGGAGAGCTCAAGGTGGCCACAGCACCCACAACAGGGGGGCCCCGCCTGCACCCTGCACTCCATGCCATCCTCACCCTcttggcccagctgcagcctggcgCTGACATTGCCGGCAG tccctctgctcccttcctggGGCCACTGCTAGGGCTGGCAGAGAGCCCCATCTACGCCGTACGAGCGATGGCTGCCAAGGCTCTGGTGCCCGTTGTCGCCCCTCCCCAGCGCTgcaggctcctcctgcagctggcccggcagctccctgcagcacccGGGCACATCCGCTCGCACAACGCTGTCCACGGGCACCTGCTGCAgatgcaggcactgctgggctctgccaggggcaCCGGGGG GCTGTTGGCCGAGGCGCTGCACCCCGTGGTTCTGCAGCTGGAGGCACGGGGCTGGCTGCTCACCCCTGCCCAGCGCTGCCCCCTCGTCCGTGCTGCCTTCCTCCAGGTCCTTGCCCTCCTGCCCACATCCTTCAGCCCTGGCTTCGCTCAGTACATCCATGACACCATCAGCACCGAGCTGGGCAGCCTCCTGCGGGGGGGAAAGTCAGGCTGTGCCGAGCCACAG gtgggctcagccaTCCTCCACCAATCCATGGCCCACTTCATGTGCAGCGAGGCAGCCCGGCTGGCGGACAGCGAGCGGATTGGTGCTGTCTGCTCACTTCTCCAGCAGCCCAACCCCGACATCCAGCTTGCCATCCTGAGCTGGGTGattgctggggagggaggatCATGCAAGGAGGTGGAGAACGCTCTTGGGCTGACATTGCTG GAGAGCTTGCAGTCGGTGCTGCAAGAGAGAAGGGATAAAGAGTTCCTGAGATTGTACCTTGAGGCTTTGCTGCATCTTTACAGAGATCCCTCATCATGGTCCCAGGAAGCTTCCAGTAAGCTCCAGGGCTCCTCAAGATCAtgcctggagatgctgctgcacatGGTGGAGGCTGAGTGTCCTGGGCCTGATCTCCTCTTCCAGGCACTGTGTGTTGCCAGCCTGCTGCTTGCCCACCA GTGTGGGGACGAGGACGTTGCGCTGGTGGAGCGCTGGTGTGCAGCGCTGGAGGAGTGCAGCCGGTGCACCTGGTCTGAGGTGCAGCGGCTGGCAGCTGCCcgctccctgcagctggcagggcccGGCGTGCTGCAGCCATCCCTGC TATGcgtcccttcccttctcttccctttcctcaggCTGATAAACATGGCCATTCACCTTCTGCAAGATGAGGAGCGGGAGGTCCGGCATGAGGCCTCAGGTTTCGccagcctcctgcagcagagcccaggggagcTGCTCCAAGATGGCTGCATCTTTGTGCAGGACAATGTGGGGCTCCAGAGCCTCCTAGAGCTCCTTCTGGGAGAGTTCGGGGAGCACCCTGACACCTTCAACTCACTACTTCAACACATCCCCATCTTAGATCTCAGGAGTGTTGTGGAGGAGTTGGAGGCCAACAA agctgccagcttgTACAAGGAGGACGAACCCAATGTTTTTGCAGAGCcagctgtcctggcacagcagctgctccctgttctggtgcagctcctggagaaggctccCACTGGCAGCCCAGTCCATGCCTCGGCTCTGCAGTGGCTGGAAGCCACAGGCCCCGGCGTGCTGAGGGACCTGCAGTACTGCAAACACTGCTGGAGCCAAG GTCCTGCTGTCCGCTGGGGGATGAAGGCGCTGGGCTGTGCCAAACtccacacagccctggccctgctgctggtgagggcccggctgctggcacaggtgcTGCGGGTGCTGGGGGAAGGTGCCACCAACACGCCAGGCCTGGGCTATGGCTCCCAGGAgttggagcaggagctggagctggtaCAGGGGCTGCTGGTGCAGCACGGGCTGGCTCCTGTGCCAAAGCAGGACAATgcaccaggagagctgggactACTGTTGGGGACTGACAGCTCCAGGCATGCAGCAGTGTGA